A genomic region of Acidobacteriota bacterium contains the following coding sequences:
- a CDS encoding DUF433 domain-containing protein, with protein MAHSDRITIEPGKRSGKPCIRGLRITVSDVLDYLASGMSEEDVLRDFPDLTREDIRACLAFDAEQGATLLVIAPSAY; from the coding sequence ATGGCTCACTCGGACCGGATCACCATCGAGCCCGGAAAACGTAGCGGCAAGCCCTGCATCCGCGGACTGCGCATCACTGTTTCCGACGTACTCGACTACTTGGCGAGCGGCATGTCCGAGGAAGACGTGCTCCGCGACTTCCCCGACCTTACGCGTGAAGATATCCGGGCCTGCCTCGCGTTCGACGCCGAACAGGGCGCGACGCTGCTTGTGATCGCGCCCAGCGCGTACTAG